The segment GAAGCGCGGCAGGGGCAGGTCGAGGGCCTTGTAGATAAGGATCTGGCGCGGGGTGTTGTTTAAGTGGTCGTCGCCCCGGATGATGTGGGTGACGCCCATGGTGGCGTCGTCGACCACCACGGCCATGTTGTAGGTCGGCGAGCCGTCGGGGCGGCGCAGGACCATGTCGTCGAGCTCGGCGTTGTCGAAGGAGACCGGCCCCTTGACCATGTCGTCGACCACGGTGGCCCCGGCGATCGGGGCCTTGAGCCGTACCACCCGGCCCGGTCCGGGGCCGAGGCCCGCCTCGCGGCAGCGGCCGGAGTATTTGGGCTTGAGGCCCTTTTGCCGCGCCTGCTCGCGCATGGCCTCGACTTCCTCGGGCGTGCACGAGCACCAGTAGGCGTGGCCGGTTTCGAGCATCTTGTCGATGTACTGGTTATAGATGTCGAAGCGCTGGCTCTGGTAGGTGATCTCGCCGTCATGGTCGAGGCCGAGCCACTCCATGGCGTCGAGGATGGACTTGGTCATGTCGGCGTTGGACCGGACGAGGTCCGTGTCCTCGATGCGCAGCAGAAATTTGCCGCCGGTGTGACGGGCCAGCAGCCAGTTGAAAATGGCCGTGCGCGCGCCGCCGATATGCAGGTAGCCGGTGGGGCTCGGGGCGAAACGGGTGACGATGGTGCTCATGGTGGTGGCTCCGAAGCGAAAAAAGGGAGCTGCCGCGGCGGCTCCCCGGGTGACGGACCAAAACGCTGCCGGGGGCGGCCGGCGGCGGGAAACGGGCGGAGCGGTTCTCGCGCCCCTTAAAAAATACACACGTATTTTTTAAGAAAAGGCAATGCGAATATGTTGTTTTCGCAACCCGTGGGGATGCGTTCGGGAAAACTAGACGGCTTCCACGGCCTTGACGCCCGGCACGGACTGCATGAGGATGCGTTCGATACCGTTTTTGAGCGTCATCTGCGACATGGGGCAGCCCTTGCAGGCGCCGGTGAGCCGCACTTTGACGATGCCGCCGTCGGTGACCTCGACGAGTTCCACGTCGCCGCCGTCGGCTTGCAGGCTGGGGCGGATTTTGGCCAGGGCGGCTTCGACTTTTTCTTGCATGGCGCTACTCCTTGACGTCATTTGGAAGGCAACTTGCAAAGATTGTTGTTATGAAAGATATATAATGATATCGATATGTTCCAGCTCTCCCGCGCTGTCGCGGGAAAACGGAGCAAGTCCCGGTCGCGGCAGGCGACAACCGGCGGCCTCGCGGCCGGGAGGTAGCGTCTTTGGGAGCCGGCGTCAACCGCGCCGCCGCAAGCCCCGTCCGGGGATGGGCAAATGCGGCCAGGCGTGCTAGAGGGCGGACAACCCGAACGCCCGACCGATAAACCGGGCGGTGGAGCCCCCGCATGTTCAAGAAATCCGTCTTCCTGATCCTTCTTTTCTCCTTCTTCTTGCTGATCCTCTCGGCCCTGGTGGTTTTCATCGCGCCGGCGGCCCGGGTCGCCTCCTGGGCCGACTGGGCGTTTCTGGGACTTTCCCGACCGCGCTGGGAGGCCGCGCATCTGGGTATGGGCCTGCTTTTCGCCGTGGCCGGGCTGGTCCACGTGATCTGCAACCGGGCGGCGCTGCTCGACACCCTGCGCGACGCCGACGGCGCGCTGATTCTTTTCACCAGGCCGTTTTTCGTGGGCCTTGTCGTGGCCGTCGGAATCTTCGTCTGGTCCCTCGGGGGCATGCCGCCGGTGGGACAGCTGGTCGCCTTTTCGGATTATTTCAAGCAGCGGGCCGTGGAGACCTACGGCGAACCGCCGTATGCCGAGGCCCAGCGCTCGACCCTGGAGAGCCTGGCCCGGCGCATGGGCATGGACAAGGACAAGGCGCTGGCCCTGCTGCGGCTTAAAAACATCAAGGCCGAAAGCGCGGACATGACGCTGGCCGAGATCGCCCGGCAAAACGGGGTGGCCCCGGGCGGCGTGTTCGAGGCGCTGCGCATGGTCATGGAGCCTTCGGGCGGCAATCCGGCCGGGCTGCCCAAGGACCCGCCCCCGGGCCTTGGCCGGCGCAAGCTGTCCGACATCTGCGAGGAGTATGGCCTGCCCCAGGCCACGGCCATGGCGCGGCTCGTCGCCGCCGGGATGAAAGCCCAGCCGTCCTGGACGCTCACCGAGACGGCCAAGGCCAACAACGTCCTGCCCATCGCCGTCTACGAGGCTCTGCGCACGGAAAAGCCCGCCCCGGTGGCGGTGGAGGTCACGCCTACGCCGGAGACCACGCCGTCCCAGCCGGTCGAGCAGGAAAGCACCGCCGGCCAACCGGCCCCAGCCGAGCAGCCCGCGCCCGCTCCGGCCGCGCCGCAACAGGCTCCAACCGCCCAGCCGGCTCCCGGCCTCGCGACCCAGCCGGGCTCCGCGCCGACGACGCCTGGAACGCTTCCCCCCGCGCAACCCGGGTATCCGCCGGCGACCGCCGAACCGGCCCAGCCCACGGCCCCGGCCGCGACCATCCCGGCCACCGCGCCTCCCGGCCTGGAAAAGATGATGCTCCAGACCTTTTGCCGCGAATACGACATTCCGCTTTCGGTGGCCGTGCAGCGGCTGGCCCGGCATCACATCACCGCCTTCGGCGACATGAGCTTCGAGGAGCTGTCGCTGGAAAACAACCGCACCCCGACCGACATCATGCGTCTGGTCGTCGGCCAGTAGGGAACGGAAAAGACCGCGCCCAGGGATTCGCGCATCCCTTCCGCGCAAGCGGAGAACGGAAAAGGGCAGGCGTTGCGCCTGCCCTTTTTGCTGTCCTTGTCCTCGGGAAAGTTCCCAGGACCGCCGGATCAGAGACGGCGGCCGGACGGAGCCGGGGCCGGTTGCGGCGGCGCGGGGTTGGGGCCGGCCGGGGGGGGCGGCACGAAGCCGTAGTTCCACTTGGTCATGGTGGCGCCCATGTCCATGGCCAGGGTGGAGGTGATGGCGCTCAGCGGATCGGTCGGCATGCGGTTTTTGCGGGCGAAAAGGATGTAGTCCTCGACGAGCCCCGTCTCCATGGTGCCGGCCTCGGCCATGGACCACAGGCGTTCGCCGTTTCGGACGTCGATGACGTCGAAGGTGAAGGACACGCCGCTGTCGCCCCGGGTGCCGCCGGAGAGCACATAGGTGAATTTGCCGACGATGACGGTGTCGAGGCCCATCCTGCGGGCCACGGCCACGGCCTGCGGCGTGCTCGCCCCGCGCAGGTTGGGTTCGTAGAGGATCTTGGGGAAGACGCGGTCACGGGTCCAGGTCTGCCAGACCACCCGGGTGAGCTGCTCGCCCATGTCCTGGGAGCCGGCCATGTCCTGGGTGATCTCGAAGGGCACCATGAGCGCCGAGACGGGCACCGGCGGCGAACGCAAGGGCGAGACGTAGACCTCGGGGCTGTCGCGGCGGGTGTAGTTGTCGATGTAGACGATGCTTTTGTCGGAAATCTTGGGCTCGATGGCGCAGGCGGCAAGGACCGTCAGCGCGGCCAGGGCGCAAACGAGTCCGGCCAGGCGGGCGGGCAGACGGGCGAGACGCGGATGGCGGCGCATGGCGTTCCTCCAGGTGATGGTGTCGCTCAATTTGAGAAAAAGGGAATCACTGGCGCGTGGTGGTGACCACGGGCGCGTCGTAAAGGGTCTTTAAGAGTTGCTCGCGGGAGGAAAGCAGGCTCTCGCGCAGTTCGAGACGCTTTTGCGACGGCAACATGCGGAATTCCGGGCGCGCGGCCATGCGGCCGAGTTCCTGCATTTCCCGGCGGATGCGTCTGGCCTTGAGCAAAAAGGCCTGCTCCTCCGGGCGAACCTTGGAGGCCACCTCGGCCAGTTCGGCCAGTTCGGCGGCCATGGTCCGGAAGGTCTCGGGGTGGATCTCCCTGGCCAAGTGGCGTTTATCGGCCAGATGCCGCCATTTTTTTCGCAAC is part of the Solidesulfovibrio fructosivorans JJ] genome and harbors:
- a CDS encoding NifU family protein yields the protein MQEKVEAALAKIRPSLQADGGDVELVEVTDGGIVKVRLTGACKGCPMSQMTLKNGIERILMQSVPGVKAVEAV
- a CDS encoding DUF4405 domain-containing protein, which gives rise to MFKKSVFLILLFSFFLLILSALVVFIAPAARVASWADWAFLGLSRPRWEAAHLGMGLLFAVAGLVHVICNRAALLDTLRDADGALILFTRPFFVGLVVAVGIFVWSLGGMPPVGQLVAFSDYFKQRAVETYGEPPYAEAQRSTLESLARRMGMDKDKALALLRLKNIKAESADMTLAEIARQNGVAPGGVFEALRMVMEPSGGNPAGLPKDPPPGLGRRKLSDICEEYGLPQATAMARLVAAGMKAQPSWTLTETAKANNVLPIAVYEALRTEKPAPVAVEVTPTPETTPSQPVEQESTAGQPAPAEQPAPAPAAPQQAPTAQPAPGLATQPGSAPTTPGTLPPAQPGYPPATAEPAQPTAPAATIPATAPPGLEKMMLQTFCREYDIPLSVAVQRLARHHITAFGDMSFEELSLENNRTPTDIMRLVVGQ